A stretch of Colletotrichum lupini chromosome 2, complete sequence DNA encodes these proteins:
- a CDS encoding WD40 domain-containing protein — protein sequence MHFSRIFKSSPHCASSPDGNLIATLSPTSVSVRSVETLETIHSVKLPSNVGPAYALRWSPSSRRILACFSDQVLIYSASGPGYRGVIRNPATPNLKPTFVQFGASDTEIFMCSSYGLKFSIFDLATSRTTEISNPKFHQASVASRGFALRPGSGHLAILTRVAGKDIASVHHIKTRQVLRSWQPDTVDAQGLAWTPDGRWLLMWESAAQGHKILFYTPDGHLFKTWSGPSPWAIEEKHYELGAGVKHCQVSPDGAHIAVCDHTRSVCVLETKSAAESMRLEHPATITPRDTVQIWQEEIATTQSGSQHSFSRATQSVSAPGRASNGIVDTKLARTFSVFDASSSLLATTLEDCPSTVWVWDLASSELRAVLIFHSQILAFSWHPKQRELLMVTCEGDNYAGLVFVWDPLSDGPKTVHFRGQLPDAKVLGKPQASWLDWTGDSAVLLLGDSKHHLMASLAEAEESGAPWQDAQRNDLTMTTGKDETQMEAPALDDFDEDLSGLDMSEQRHHFGSRRLHQKLPRPTIRRQAPNLRVSRRSYWFPSYPRLRGGAAERDDGYSTRTDLMQKVVEGLSVVSVRISCGQPQHGFKDRALHETVQNSSARRSNSAPRLVDVVLRGFSQLTPICLFVSTTRKPRLYNVLELQATYSGTASNQLTAGVYDGTFSVRACSPRVYHSNLPLAVDDQGQRLRMHSDFDQHFQLFMDHLINRWSLVIVPNGSRHIFSDDSIMIAAVLLDPTTAKELMRAIGDCAQNKLASSRTPHVNELHHTFFVATFFGAACTAGIGTRSLLTPKPQSVAHGFGYLGQDDYFQRRWNVCLPSTGSDWDNPGAALAEISLSSN from the exons ATGCACTTTTCAAGGATCTTTAAAT CATCGCCGCATTGCGCGTCAAGTCCTGATGGTAACCTGATTGCAACCTTGTCGCCCACCAGCGTCAGTGTACGGTCTGTCGAAACCCTCGAGACTATTCATAGCGTCAAATTACCGTCCAATGTCGGTCCTGCCTATGCTTTGCGCTGGTCACCTTCGTCAAGACGCATTCTCGCCTGCTTCTCTGACCAGGTTCTGATCTACTCAGCTTCGGGTCCAGGTTATCGTGGCGTCATACGAAACCCCGCAACCCCTAATCTGAAGCCTACCTTTGTTCAGTTTGGCGCTTCCGACACCGAGATCTTCATGTGCTCATCCTACGGCCTCAAGTTCTCCATCTTCGACCTGGCCACTTCGAGAACCACCGAGATCAGCAACCCAAAATTCCACCAAGCTAGTGTAGCTTCTCGTGGCTTTGCACTTCGCCCCGGCTCAGGACATTTGGCCATCCTCACACGCGTCGCCGGTAAAGATATCGCCAGTGTTCACCATATTAAGACACGACAAGTCCTTCGCTCTTGGCAGCCCGATACTGTCGATGCTCAAGGACTGGCCTGGACCCCGGACGGCCGCTGGCTCCTTATGTGGGAGTCTGCGGCTCAAGGACACAAAATCCTGTTTTACACGCCCGACGGCCACCTCTTCAAGACGTGGTCTGGACCCTCACCTTGGGCCATCGAGGAGAAGCATTACGAACTCGGCGCTGGGGTAAAGCACTGTCAAGTCAGCCCGGACGGCGCTCACATTGCAGTGTGCGACCACACTCGCAGTGTATGCGTTCTGGAAACCAAGTCCGCAGCCGAGTCGATGAGACTCGAACATCCTGCAACCATTACTCCGAGGGATACCGTTCAG ATCTGGCAAGAGGAGATCGCCACGACCCAATCAGGTTCACAGCACTCCTTTTCGCGCGCGACCCAGTCCGTATCTGCTCCGGGCCGAGCGAGCAACGGCATTGTCGACACCAAGCTAGCCCGCACTTTTTCCGTCTTTGATGCATCATCCAGTCTTTTAGCTACCACCTTGGAGGACTGCCCAAGCACTGTTTGGGTCTGGGATTTGGCGTCATCTGAACTGCGCGCCGTTCTCATCTTCCACAGTCAAATTTTGGCTTTCTCCTGGCACCCAAAACAGCGCGAGTTGCTCATGGTTACGTGCGAGGGAGACAACTACGCAGGTTTGGTGTTCGTCTGGGACCCCTTGTCCGACGGCCCGAAGACGGTTCACTTCAGAGGGCAGCTACCCGATGCCAAGGTGTTGGGCAAGCCCCAAGCATCGTGGCTCGACTGGACTGGCGATTCTGCCGTTCTCCTGCTGGGAGATAGCAAGCATCATCTCATGGCATCACTTGCGGAAGCTGAGGAGTCCGGAGCTCCATGGCAAGACGCGCAGCGCAATGATTTGACAATGACCACTGGCAAGGATGAGACGCAGATGGAGGCACCTGCACTGGACGATTTCGACGAGGATCTGTCCGGTCTAGACATGTCCGAG CAGCGCCACCACTTTGGTTCAAGACGGCTGCACCAGAAGCTTCCCCGACCAACCATCCGAAGACAAGCCCCAAACCTGCGGGTGTCACGCAGATCTTATTGGTTTCCCAGCTACCCGCGGCTGCGCGGTGGTGCAGCCGAGCGCGATGATGGATACAGCACCCGCACCGACTTGATGCAGAAAGTTGTG GAAGGACTGTCAGTGGTAAGCGTTCGCATCTCTTGCGGACAGCCGCAACATGGCTTCAAGGACAGGGCTCTACACGAAACTGTGCAAAATTCGTCTGCTCGTCGCTCGAACTCTG CACCGCGCTTAGTGGATGTTGTCCTTCGCGGCTTCTCTCAACTGACGCCTATTTGCTTATTTGTATCGACTACCCGCAAGCCCAGGCTTTACAATGTGTTGGAGTTGCAGGCTACGTACAGCGGCACAGCATCGAACCAACTTACTGCAGGGGTCTATGATGGAACTTTCTCAGTCCGAGCCTGCTCCCCTCGAGTCTATCACTCGAACTTGCCATTGGCTGTAGATGATCAAGGGCAAAGGCTCAGAATGCATTCGGATTTTGATCAGCACTTTCAGCTGTTCATGGACCATCTGATAAACCGCTGGTCCCTGGTCATTGTTCCCAATG GTTCACGGCACATATTTTCGGATGACTCGATAATGATAGCAGCCGTCTTGCTCGACCCAACAACAGCCAAAGAGCTTATGCGCGCGATTGGTGACTGTGCCCAGAACAAGCTTGCATCAAGCCGGACCCCACATG TAAATGAGCTGCATCACACCTTTTTCGTTGCGACGTTCTTTGGCGCCGCATGTACTGCGGGTATCGGTACCAGATCGTTGCTGACCCC GAAACCCCAAAGCGTAGCACATGGGTTCGGGTACCTAGGCCAGGACGACTACTTCCAACGAAGATGGAATGTCTGTCTGCCAAGTACCGGTTCAGACTGGGATAACCCGGGGGCAGCACTAGCAGAAATCTCCCTTTCCTCGAACTAA